A single window of Sphaerodactylus townsendi isolate TG3544 linkage group LG05, MPM_Stown_v2.3, whole genome shotgun sequence DNA harbors:
- the PPARD gene encoding peroxisome proliferator-activated receptor delta: MEQPKEEIPEVREEEEEEEEVLTAVSGATDPNGGPDNSTPSVSYTDLSQSSSPSLSDQLQMGCDEATSGSLNVECRVCGDKASGFHYGVHACEGCKGFFRRTIRMKLKYEKCERSCKIQKKNRNKCQYCRFQKCLHTENVSIRFGRMPEAEKRKLVAGLTACEISCQNQQLADLKLFSKHIYNAYLKNFNMTKKKARGILTGKASSTPPFVIHDMDTLWQAEKGLVWKQLVNGIPPYKEIGVHVFYRCQCTSVETVRELTEFAKSIPSFISLYLNDQVTLLKYGVHEAIFAMLASIMNKDGLLVANGNGFVTREFLRSLRKPFNEIMEPKFEFAVKFNALELDDSDLSLFVAAIILCGDRPGLMNVKQVEEIQDNILQALEFHLQANHPDTQYLFPKLLQKMADLRQLVTEHAQLVQKIKKTETETSLHPLLQEIYKDMY, encoded by the exons ATGGAACAGCCGAAGGAGGAAATACCTGAGgtcagggaagaggaggaggaagaggaagaggtacTAACAGCAGTAAGTGGAGCCACAGACCCAAATGGTGGACCAGATAATTCAACACCTTCTGTCAGCTACACAG ATCTTTCTCAGagttcttctccttctctgtcaGACCAACTCCAGATGGGCTGTGATGAGGCAACGTCAGGAAGTCTAAATGTGGAGTGCAGGGTCTGTGGTGACAAAGCATCAGGATTTCACTATGGAGTGCATGCATGCGAGGGTTGTAAG GGCTTCTTTCGTCGAACGATCCGTATGAAGCTGAAGTACGAGAAATGTGAACGAAGCTGCAAGATTCAAAAAAAGAACCGGAACAAGTGCCAGTACTGCCGCTTTCAGAAATGCCTCCATACGGAAAATGTCT CCATCCGTTTTGGCCGCATGCCAGAAGCTGAAAAAAGGAAGCTGGTGGCAGGATTGACAGCATGTGAAATCAGTTGCCAGAACCAACAGCTGGCTGACCTGAAACTCTTTTCAAAGCACATCTATAATGCCTACCTGAAAAACTTCAACATGACCAAAAAGAAAGCACGAGGCATCCTGACGGGGAAAGCCAGCAGCACACCA CCGTTTGTGATTCATGACATGGATACCTTGTGGCAAGCAGAAAAGGGCCTGGTGTGGAAGCAGCTGGTAAATGGGATACCTCCATACAAGGAGATTGGTGTCCATGTCTTCTACCGCTGCCAGTGTACATCAGTGGAAACTGTGCGGGAGCTCACAGAATTTGCCAAGAGCATCCCTAGCTTCATCAGCCTTTATCTTAATGACCAAGTGACTTTGCTGAAATATGGAGTACATGAGGCCATCTTTGCCATGCTTGCCTCCATCATGAACAAGGATGGACTCCTGGTGGCCAATGGGAATGGCTTTGTGACACGTGAGTTCCTTCGCAGCTTGCGCAAACCCTTCAATGAAATAATGGAACCCAAATTTGAGTTTGCTGTGAAGTTCAATGCCCTGGAGCTAGATGACAGTGACCTGTCTCTGTTTGTAGCAGCCATCATCCTGTGTGGAG accgTCCTGGCCTGATGAATGTTAAACAGGTAGAAGAGATTCAAGACAATATACTCCAAGCCCTTGAGTTCCACCTGCAGGCCAATCACCCAGATACTCAATACCTCTTCCCTAAGCTGCTGCAGAAGATGGCTGACTTACGGCAGCTAGTGACTGAGCATGCACAGCTGGTGCAGAAGATCaaaaagacagaaacagagaCTTCCCTGCATCCGCTTTTGCAGGAAATCTACAAAGACATGTACTGA
- the LOC125432991 gene encoding probable E3 ubiquitin-protein ligase makorin-1: MESGVFVGDSGRPAARGSSSSRVPCRNFARGGCRWGQNCRFSHDRKISQICRYFQNGFCAYGDRCSYQHIPEAPALSRCGSESTFHGLQGGEISLNRRGSEPVILPEASARSWEGARRGSEPAVSSVAQLQRNFGSLSMSLDEEDEDKEKVITAWHPPNWALSKEFIPKQTPSGPQPHEHKVDTAPLETEDTSTKDSPPASVVIQESKAAGGSGAAAAAAEKSEDVVCGICMDKVYEKTLPEERLFGILPNCSHAYCVGCIRKWRKSRDFQNAVIKGCPECRVTSSYFIPNKYWVSDTDEKEKLIETFKARTGKIRCKFFIRGNGHCPFKSECIYLHELPGGQVPVPRPRQRPDRRRRQPIIYNPSPSDSSDEDDNDMCLVHWALTVALLERDSDFLDFLFWDSSDSD; encoded by the exons ATGGAGTCGGGGGTGTTCGTCGGAGACAGTGGCCGCCCAGCAGCCCGGGGCTCCAGCTCCAGCAGGGTCCCGTGCAG AAACTTTGCCCGTGGAGGCTGCAGATGGGGACAGAACTGCCGATTTTCTCATGATAGAAAGATATCTCAGATCTGTAGGTATTTCCAGAATGGGTTCTGTGCCTATGGAGACCGCTGCAG CTACCAGCATATCCCGGAAGCACCGGCCTTGTCCAGATGTGGTTCAGAGTCTACCTTCCATGGATTACAGGGAGGTGAGATTTCACTGAACCGCCGGGGCTCAGAGCCAGTCATCTTGCCAGAGGCTTCTGCAAGGAGCTGGGAGGGAGCCCGGCGTGGCTCTGAACCAGCTGTCTCGAGTGTGGCTCAGCTGCAGCGGAACTTTGGAAGCCTGAGCATGTCACTTGATGAGGAAGATGAAGATAAGGAAAAAGTGATCACTGCCTGGCATCCACCTAACTGGGCTCTCAGCAAAGAATTTATCCCCAAGCAGACTCCTTCTG GCCCTCAGCCTCATGAACATAAAGTGGACACTGCACCCTTAGAGACAGAAGATACATCTACTAAGGACTCTCCTCCTGCTTCTGTTGTCATACAAGAGTCAAAG GCAGCTGGTGgctcaggagctgcagcagccgcagcagagaAAAGTGAGGATGTTGTATGTGGCATCTGCATGGACAAAGTCTATGAAAAGACGTTACCTGAGGAGCGTTTATTTGGTATCCTTCCTAACTGCAGCCATGCCTATTGTGTGGGCTGCATCCGAAAGTGGCGAAAAAGTCGGGATTTTCAAAATGCAGTGATAAA GGGCTGTCCGGAATGCAGAGTCACTTCAAGTTACTTTATACCTAATAAATATTGGGTCTCTGATACAGATGAGAAAGAAAAACTGATAGAAACTTTCAAGGCACGGACTGG CAAAATAAGGTGCAAATTCTTTATCAGAGGTAATGGTCACTGCCCCTTTAAGTCAGAGTGCATTTATCTTCATGAGCTTCCTGGAGGTCAAGTCCCTGTCCCACGGCCACGACAAAGACCAGACCGGCGGAGGCGGCAACCCATT ATCTACAACCCATCTCCATCTGACAGCTCTGATGAGGATGATAACGACATGTGCCTTGTCCACTGGGCTCTTACTGTTGCGCTGTTAGAGAGAGACTCAGACTTTTTAGATTTCCTATTTTGGGATTCCAGCGATTCTGACTAG